The following are encoded in a window of Dictyostelium discoideum AX4 chromosome 6 chromosome, whole genome shotgun sequence genomic DNA:
- the nosA gene encoding U box domain-containing protein (Similar to E3), with protein sequence MKKMFLKFRGGGDDDGDDDNNNNDENNNNNDSNKDKMETDEQALAEERRRKRLEKFQINDEELIAAAAAQQQLQQQQQQSQQSQQQQKGNTSPVRTPNTTTTTTTTTTSPLKPVTPTPITTNKPVTPTPITTNKPVAPAPTTKDSIRQCDIPMTESNYYVLEKIFLIYLQPNNNLPEKSIYLPSVNEQIKEEIKDGQLKLDKPVLDRILVERLSTKVQGVPAVEYLISCFNRIQQTIKKKMAIDQQILKDSTELVLLYFGLVLTIPDMFQNTSSSYGIGPVQLMPYLCGETTEELTDEFIFKFLSEYQEDLTPIFEPIFLDLIKILSTTTLTGNVFPYYKVFSRLVQFKAVSDLVVTLQCWNSPNFNGKEMERNTILGSLFSPSSASDDGSTIKQYFSNASTMNKNTIGDAFISIRQIQMNIHNGLVDLLKGFLKVQQENKEAFLSWLASAVEKNLERNKLQVDRTKACSDGFALNLCAVLVLLCEAFVDIDCSKVSMVDTNFLLSGKRHDITKDTRLCATSEEADQWVKDGTIEKPLAHTNFITETFFSTLRALHIGINSTYEKLKLIGRNLQDIENNKRVLLDSKIKWQNTPQGRLFEGQLDLLTKKEDMLKGITYTIDAQLFEPTFLQKTASFLLFATNWILKVINPKNTPLPLPLPAPPQFAALPEFCIEDIVDFFTFVITNFSQVLQYIKLEQLMKFFITILATPEYVKNPYLKAKIIEIISQFVPSKYSKGNPILLECNQDVKDHMVLALMRFYVDIEFTGGHNQFYEKFSYRHYSSLILKYLWSIPDFRKKFTETPKDPIFIKFINMLINDSIYVLDEALAKLAKIKENQTLFDDPNWDKDLTPEQRKEKIEQNDLNERICKSNLSLANSNIDMMLFLSSDKTIISGFMRPELIDRISAMMNYFLALIVGPKCTNLKVREPEKYHFNPKVLLNQLTEIYVNFGRDPRFLQSVVRDGRSFKNSLFQTCEKILQRERLKNDHELDEFSKLVIKLEQVAKEEEQAEEDLGDIPDEFCDPILSTLMTDPVILPSSKTVIDRQTILRHLLSDQTDPFNRSHLTPEMLIDDVETKKKIDEWLASKKKQ encoded by the exons atgaagaaaatgtttttaaaattcagaGGAGgaggtgatgatgatggtgatgatgataataataataatgatgaaaataataataacaatgactcaaataaagataaaatggAAACTGATGAACAAGCATTAGCAGAAGAACGTAGAAGAAAAAGATTAGAAAAGTTTCaaattaatgatgaagaattaaTTGCAGCTGCAGCtgctcaacaacaattacaacaacaacaacaacaatcacaacaatcacaacaacaacaaaaaggaAACACTAGTCCAGTTAGAACCCcaaatactactactactactaccaccactactaccagtCCATTAAAACCAGTAACACCAACCCCAATAACCACTAATAAACCAGTAACACCAACCCCAATAACCACTAATAAACCAGTAGCACCAGcaccaacaacaaaagaTTCTATCAGACAATGCGATATTCCTATGACAGAATCAAATTACTATGTActtgaaaaaatatttttaatttatttacaacCAAATAAT AATTTACCAgagaaatcaatttatttaccATCAGTTAATGAACAAATTAAAGAAGAGATAAAAGATGGACAATTGAAATTAGATAAACCAGTTTTAGATAGAATATTAGTTGAAAGATTATCAACAAAAGTTCAAGGTGTACCAGCTGtagaatatttaatttcatgtTTTAATAGAATTCAACAaactataaaaaagaaaatggcAATAGAtcaacaaatattaaaagattcaACCGAATTGGTACTTTTATATTTTGGTTTAGTTTTAACCATACCCGATATGTTTCAAAATACATCATCATCCTATGGTATTGGTCCAGTTCAATTAATGCCTTATCTTTGTGGTGAAACAACTGAAGAATTAACTGatgaattcattttcaaatttttaagTGAATACCAAGAAGATCTAACACCA ATTTTTGAACcaatatttttagatttaataaaaattttatcaactaCAACTTTAACTGGTAATGTATTCCCATACTATAAAGTATTTTCAAGATTGGTACAATTTAAAGCTGTATCTGATCTTGTTGTTACTTTACAATGTTGGAATAGTCCAAATTTTAATGGTAAAGAAATGGAGCGTAATACAATTTTAggttcattattttcaccaaGTTCTGCTTCTGATGAT ggatcaacaattaaacaaTACTTTTCAAATGCATCAACaatgaataaaaatacaattggTGATgcatttatttcaattagacaaattcaaatgaatatTCATAATGGATtagttgatttattaaaaggaTTTTTAAAGGTACAACAAGAGAATAAGGAAGCATTCTTATCATGGTTAGCATCAGCAGTTGAAAAGAATCTTGAACGTAATAAATTACAAGTTGATCGTACCAAAGCATGTAGTGATGGTTTTGCTTTGAATTTATGTGCTGTATTGGTATTGTTATGTGAAGCATTTGTCGATATCGATTGTTCAAAGGTTTCAATGGTTGATACTAATTTCTTACTCTCTGGTAAGAGACATGATATCACAAAGGATACTAGATTATGTGCAACTTCAGAAGAGGCTGATCAATGGGTTAAAGATGGTACCATTGAAAAACCATTGGCTCATACAAATTTCATCACTGAAACTTTCTTTTCAACATTAAGAGCTTTACATATTGGTATCAATTCAActtatgaaaaattaaaattaattggtcGTAATTTAcaagatattgaaaataataaaagggTTTTATTAGATTCGAAAATTAAATGGCAAAAT acACCACAAGGTAGATTATTTGAAGGTcaattagatttattaaCAAAGAAAGAGGATATGTTAAAAGGTATTACATACACTATTGATGCACAATTATTTGAACCAacatttttacaaaaaactGCATCATTCTTATTATTTGCAACAAATTGGATATTAAAAGTAATCAATCCAAAGAAtacaccattaccattaccattacctgCTCCACCACAATTTGCAGCTTTACCAGAGTTTTGTATTGAGGATATTGTTGATTTCTTTACTTTTGTTATAAC taattttaGTCAAGTTTtacaatatattaaattagaacaattaatgaaattttttattacaattttagCAACACCAGAATATGTTAAGAATCCATATTTGAAAGCAAagattattgaaattatttcacAATTTGTACCAAGTAAATATTCAAAAGGTAATCCAATATTGTTAGAGTGTAATCAAGATGTAAAGGATCATATGGTATTGGCATTAATGAGATTCTATGTGGACATTGAGTTCACTGGTGGTCATAATCAATTTTATGAAAAGTTTTCATATCGTCATTATAGTAGTTTAATTCTTAAATATCTTTGGTCAATTCCAGACTTTAGAAAGAAATTCACTGAAACTCCAAAGGAtccaatatttattaaattcattaatatgTTAATCAATGATTCAATTTATGTTTTAGATGAAGCACTTGCTAAATTAgctaaaattaaagaaaatcaaacTTTATTTGACGATCCAAATTGGGATAAAGATTTAACACCT gaacaaagaaaagaaaaaattgaacaaaatgatttaaatgaaagaatttgtaaatcaaatttaagtttagcaaatagtaatattgatatgatgttatttttatcaagTGATAAAACCATTATTAGTGGATTTATGAGACCAGAATTAATTGATAGAATTTCAGcaatgatgaattatttcTTAGCATTAATTGTTGGTCCAAAATGTACAAATCTCAAAGTAAGAGAACCAGAGAAATATCATTTCAATCCAAAGGtattattgaatcaattaacaGAGATCTATGTAAACTTTGGTAGAGATCCAAGATTCTTACAATCAGTGGTTAGAGATGGTAGATCCTTCAAGAATTCATTGTTCCAAACTTGTGAAAAGATTCTTCAAAGAGAAAGGTTAAAGAATGACCATGAATTGGATGAATTCTCAAAATTGGTCATTAAACTTGAACAAGTCGCCAAAGAGGAAGAACAAGCTGAAGAAGATCTTGGTGATATTCCAGATGAATTCTGTGATCCAATCTTATCAACTCTTATGACTGATCCTGTCATTTTACCATCAAGTAAAACCGTTATCGATAGACAAACTATCCTTAGACATTTACTTAGTGATCAAACTGATCCTTTCAATAGATCTCATTTAACACCTGAAATGttaattgatgatgttgaaacaaagaaaaaaattgatgaatGGTTAGCttcaaagaaaaaacaataa
- a CDS encoding UNC-50 family protein — translation MLPISYTNLNSSRITRDGTASSASRYRRLIPEYFRRIFHYPQMDIEYTFWIMFYLCFNPSRVYRVTSWHKQTKNQWARDDPAFAVILVFFMAIASMSYAITFHFLSFLNVIKVMFWAVFVDFITVGLLIATIGWWVTNKFLRVSVHNHSVDQSVEWLYAFDIHCNSFFPLFIILYVVQFFLLPILLSNSLFAAILSNTLYIIGFSYYYYVTFLGYNALPFLQHTVVFLYPIGILFALYIVSVVMGKNLTVSIINFYFGFQL, via the exons atgttaCCAATATCatatacaaatttaaatagtagTCGAATTACAAGAGATGGGACAGCATCATCAGCGTCGAGATATAGAAGGTTAATACCTGAATATTTTAGAAGAATATTTCATTATCCTCAAATGGATATAGAATATACTTTTTGGattatgttttatttatgtTTTAACCCATCAAGAGTTTATAGAGTTACATCATGGCATAAAC aaacaaagaATCAATGGGCAAGAGATGATCCTGCCTTTGCAGTtatattagtattttttatGGCAATTGCTTCAATGTCTTATGCGATcacttttcattttttatcatttttaaacgTCATAAa agtTATGTTTTGGGCGGTATTTGTAGATTTTATTACAGTTGGTTTATTAATTGCAACTATAGGTTGGTGGgtaacaaataaatttttaagagTTTCAGTTCATAATCATAGTGTAGATCAAAGTGTAGAATGGTTATATGCTTTCGATATTCATTGTAATTCATTCTTTCCactttttatcattttatatGTCGTTCAA TTctttttattaccaattctattatcaaattcattatttgcagctatattatcaaatactttatatattataggattttcttattattactatGTAACCTTTTTAGGATATAATGCATTACCATTCCTTCAACACACAGTAGTATTTCTATATCCAATTGGTATTCTTTTTGCTCTATACATTGTGTCTGTAGTAATGGGAAAGAATTTAACTGtatcaattatcaatttctattttggttttcaattataa
- a CDS encoding peptidoglycan-binding LysM domain-containing protein, with amino-acid sequence MSDWDFLNGTTSNSSSPTTTMGQFNKSRNNSRESGLSQLMGTDEYDDSGKTMSTFSKTTTPPQIKNSAEKSKYLVHQLTPKDTLQGLALKYNVKVNDIKRLNNMWTQDSLFIKKTILIPIEVSDLVTSENNSNSSGSGNNSLNSSSNNIKNLLDGSYGVNNTNSFISNNNNNNNRSNNNNNNSGTSFDNVFPEFEKMNKTFGTPKEKPILPPSTFNNGSNGFYSNSNNNNNNNNSFNNNNNNNNNDNNYNNSINGLNRPQSTLSFSPVVNSLDHKTQTHFSLLDDEWNPL; translated from the exons ATGTCAGATTgggattttttaaatggaaCTACATCAAATTCCtcatcaccaacaacaacaatggGTCAATTTAATAAGAGTAGAAATAATAGTAGAGAATCAGGATTATCACAATTAATGGGAACTGATGAATATGATGACTCTGGTAAAACTATGTCAACATTTAGTAAAACTACAACTCCaccacaaattaaaaatagtgctgagaaatcaaaatatttagTACATCAATTAACTCCGAAAGATACCCTTCAAGGTTTAgcattaaaatataatgtaAAA gtaaatgatataaaaagattaaataatatgTGGACTCAagattctttatttataaaaaagacaATTTTAATTCCAATTGAAGTATCAGATTTAGTTACAAGcgaaaataatagtaactctagtggtagtggtaataatagtttaaatagtAGCAGCAATaatataaagaatttattggATGGAAGTTATGGTGTAAATAATACGAATAGTTTCatcagtaataataataataataataatcgcagcaataataataataataatagtggcaCAAGTTTTGATAATGTTTTCCCAGAATTTgagaaaatgaataaaacATTTGGAACACCAAAGgaaaaaccaattttaccaccatcaacatttaataatggtagtaatggtttttatagtaatagtaataataataataataataataatagttttaacaataataataataataataataatgataataattataacaataGTATAAATGGATTAAATAGACCGCAATCTACTTTAAGTTTTTCGCCAGTAGTAAATTCATTGGATCATAAAACTCAAACTCATTTCTCATTATTGGATGATGAATGGAATCCACTTTAA
- the med28 gene encoding hypothetical protein, whose translation MDTNNTNNINSLENPIDLENDPNILFTELNVKLESLITFLTKNDKDNQIFVDEIIDNKVTDLLIASKELENYFISQQSKYSAEKNKIQLKQEIYKVKKEIENKDRLIERYKNKVKEWKYHFEPLYQSQNHILHSTAQGLSGIENQFSPVFTPMPNTPSILQNLSQAKPSPSLGLGSTIL comes from the coding sequence atggataccaataataccaataatataaatagtttaGAAAATCCAATTGATTTAGAGAATGATccaaatatattatttacagAATTAAATGTTAAATTAGAAAGTCTAATAACATTTTTAACAAAGAATGATAAAGATAATCAAATTTTTGTTGatgaaataattgataataaagtaACGGATTTATTGATAGCATCAAAGGAATTAGAGAATTATTTCATATCACAACAATCTAAATATAGTGCagagaaaaataaaattcaattaaaacaagagatatataaagttaaaaaggaaattgaaaataaggATCGTTTAATTGaaagatataaaaataaagttaaagAATGGAAATACCATTTCGAACCACTCTATCAATCTCAAAATCATATCTTACATTCAACAGCTCAAGGTTTATCAGGtattgaaaatcaattctCACCAGTTTTCACACCAATGCCAAATACACCAAGTATTCTTCAAAATTTATCACAAGCAAAACCATCACCTTCATTAGGACTTGGTTCAacaattttgtaa
- the gcvT gene encoding glycine cleavage system T-protein translates to MISQNIIKIIQKSNKRYFSSSNELKKTALNELHKELGAKMVPFCGWEMPVQYPAGVMKEHLHVRKESGLFDVSHMGQLRIHGKDRVKFFESIVVADLQALPTGHSKLSVFTNEKGGIIDDTMITNAGDSLYVVVNAGCADKDISHINEKIKEFKSVNPTHDVSMQLLEDLSLIAIQGPTTESILQKFVKDQDITNMEFMTQRPMTIAGIDCIVTRCGYTGEDGFEISVPSKQAVRLAELFLATSNASIESGIKPAGLGARDSLRLEAGLCLYGHDLNDDITPIEASLNWLISKRRREEGGFPGASIIQKQLQKDGCPQKRVGVIINGAPAREGCLILDPSTNQEIGKVTSGTISPITRQSISMAYVKTPFSKIGTQVNVSIRGKPITATISKMPFVPTNYKKL, encoded by the exons ATGATTTcacaaaatataattaaaattattcaaaaatcCAATAAACGttatttttcatcatcaaatgaa ttaaaaaaaacagCATTAAATGAATTACATAAAGAATTAGGAGCAAAAATGGTACCATTTTGTGGATGGGAAATGCCGGTTCAATATCCAGCAGGTGTTATGAAAGAACATTTACATGTTAGAAAAGAGAGTGGATTATTTGATGTTTCTCATATGGGACAATTAAGAATTCATGGTAAAGATCGTGTTAAATTCTTTGAGTCAATTGTAGTAGCAGATTTACAAGCATTACCAACTGGacattcaaaattatcagtATTCACCAATGAGAAAGGTGGTATCATCGATGACACAATGATTACCAATGCTGGTGATTCATTGTATGTAGTTGTCAATGCAGGTTGTGCAGATAAAGATATTTCACATATTAATGAAAAGATTAAAGAATTCAAATCTGTCAATCCAACACACGATGTAAGTATGCAATTATTGGAAGATCTCTCATTGATCGCTATCCAAGGTCCAACCACTGAATCAATATTACAAAAATTCGTAAAAGATCAAGATATTACCAATATGGAATTTATGACACAACGTCCAATGACAATCGCAGGTATCGATTGCATAGTGACACGTTGTGGTTACACAGGTGAAGatggttttgaaatttcCGTACCATCAAAACAAGCCGTACGATTGGCTGAATTGTTTTTAGCAACTAGTAATGCCTCAATTGAAAGTGGTATTAAACCAGCTGGTTTAGGTGCTAGAGATTCACTTCGTTTAGAAGCTGGTCTCTGTTTGTATGGTcatgatttaaatgatgatatcACTCCAATCGAAGCATCACTCAATTGGTTAATTAGTAAACGTCGTAGAGAAGAAGGTGGTTTCCCAGGTGCTTCAATcattcaaaaacaattacaaaaggATGGTTGTCCACAAAAACGTGTTGGTGTCATCATCAATGGTGCTCCTGCTCGTGAAGGTTGTTTAATCCTCGACCCTTCAACAAACCAAGAAATCGGTAAAGTCACAAGTGGCACTATCTCCCCAATCACCCGTCAATCAATCTCAATGGCATACGTTAAAACTCCTTTCTCTAAAATCGGTACTCAAGTCAATGTTTCAATTCGTGGTAAACCAATTACTGccacaatttcaaaaatgcCGTTTGTCCcaacaaattataaaaaattataa
- a CDS encoding peptidase M3A and M3B domain-containing protein: MEELIKLNFPKSVEEYKKQSEELMETYDKGLKEIIEIPKEKRTFANTFEATDKLDVKFRNIESSLTFLANASTDEKVRDVANEVEATLSKYSIATSMREDLYQAYVDCCKQNNDFKESDLSKEQLRYVSKTLEGFEKNGLQLPKEKREKLKEIMTKISDNSIKFSKNIADDKTKLSFSMEQLNGIPKETIESFEKDESKPGNYFISLKYPDVIPTMKYCTVAETRKAVEFANGSKCIKENTPILEETCKLRFEAAQLLGFKDWASYKSNYLMVKSNDNIQSFEERMRKLLTPHAVTEYDRLKQLKKKIYLEKGGNPETYDDHYYSYDNAFYNNVMLVQDYQVDNNLVKEYFPFEVVIKGIFNCYQELLNVKFTEVPAYQPWHEEVKMYSCVDTADSNKLLGHFYIDLFPREGKYSHAAVWPLIPGYERADGEKQYPVAAMLCNFTKPTPTTPSLLTHDEVVTFFHEFGHVMHNMSTKVHYSMFSGTSVERDFVECPSQLFEFWCWNKDVLVNKLSGHYKDHSKKLPTDLVERMIAAKNLNVAIFYLRQIQLALFDNAIHSGNPANFTNTADLYHRIATDVALNPNQKGTNPGCSFGHLLGGYDAQYYSYLYSECFSASIFEIFDKHGVMNKELGARLRNQVLAVGGSQPSSETIENFLGSKPNEAAFLKTIGL, encoded by the exons atggaagaattaattaaattaaatttcccAAAATCAGTTGaagaatataaaaaacaaagtGAAGAATTAATGGAAACTTATGATAAAGGATTgaaagaaattattgaaattccAAAGGAGAAGAGAACTTTTGCAAATACATTTGAAGCTACAGATAAATTGGATGtaaaatttagaaatattGAATCAAGTTTAACATTTTTAGCCAATGCAAGTACTGATGAAAAGGTTAGAGATGTTGCTAATGAAGTTGAAGCAACCTTATCAAAATATTCTATTGCAACCTCAATGAGAGAGGATCTCTATCAAGCCTATGTCGATTGTTGTAAACAAAACAATGACTTTAAAGAAAGCGATCTTAGTAAGGAACAATTGAGATATGTTAGTAAGACATTGGAAGGTTTCGAAAAGAATGGTCTTCAATTACCAAAGGAGAAAAGAGAGAAACTTAAGGAAATCATGACTAAAATCTCTGACAATTCCATTAAATTCTCAAAGAATATAGCTGATgataaaactaaattatCATTCTCAATGGAGCAATTGAATGGTATTCCAAAGGAGACAATAGAGTCATTTGAAAAGGATGAGTCTAAACCAGGCAACTATTTCATCTCTTTAAAGTATCCAGATGTAATACCAACAATGAAATATTGTACAGTTGCAGAGACTAGAAAAGCCGTTGAATTCGCCAATGGTTCAAAATGCATCAAAGAGAATACCCCAATTCTAGAGGAGACATGTAAACTTCGTTTTGAAGCTGCTCAACTCTTGGGTTTCAAAGACTGGGCTTCctataaatcaaattatctCATGGTTAAGTCAAATGATAACATTCAATCCTTTGAAGAGAGAATGAGAAAGTTATTAACCCCACATGCTGTCACAGAGTATGACAGATTGAAACAACTCAAAAAGAAGATTTACCTCGAAAAAGGTGGCAACCCAGAAACCTATGACGATCATTACTACTCCTATGATAATGCTTTCTACAATAATGTTATGTTGGTCCAAGATTATCaagttgataataatttagtcAAAGAGTATTTCCCATTCGAAGTTGTCATTAAGggtattttcaattgttatCAAGAACTCTTGAATGTTAAATTCACAGAGGTACCAGCCTACCAACCATGGCATGAAGAAGTTAAAATGTATTCATGTGTTGATACAGCAGATTCTAATAAATTGTTAGGTCATTTCTATATTGATTTATTCCCACGTGAGGGTAAATATTCTCATGCTGCAGTATGGCCATTAATTCCTGGTTATGAAAGAGCCGATGGTGAAAAGCAATATCCAGTAGCTGCAATGCTTTGTAATTTCACTAAACCAACTCCAACCACTCCATCATTATTAACCCATGATGAGGTTGTCACTTTTTTCCATGAATTTGGTCATGTTATGCATAATATGTCTACCAAAGTTCATTATTCAATGTTTAGTGGTACAAGTGTAGAAAGAGATTTTGTTGAATGTCCAAgtcaattatttgaattttggtGTTGGAATAAAGATGTACTCGTCAATAAATTATCTGGTCACTATAAAGATCATTCAAAGAAATTACCAACTGATTTAGTTGAAAGAATGATTGCTGCaaagaatttaaatgttGCCATCTTTTATCTTCGTCAAATTCAATTAGCTCTCTTTGATAATGCTATTCATAGTGGTAATCCTGCAAACTTTACCAATACTGCTGATCTTTATCATCGTATTGCAACTGATGTAGCTCTTAATCCAAATCAAAAAGGTACTAATCCAGGTTGTTCATTTGGTCATTTATTAg gTGGTTATGATGCTCAATATTATTCATATCTTTATTCTGAATGTTTCAGTGCTAGTATCTTTGAAATTTTCGATAAACATGGTGTTATGAATAAGGAATTAGGTGCTAGACTTCGTAATCAAGTTTTGGCTGTTGGTGGTTCACAACCAAGTAGTGAAACTATTGAAAACTTTTTAGGTAGCAAACCAAATGAAGCTGCTTTCTTAAAAACTATTGGTCTTTAA